A part of Deltaproteobacteria bacterium genomic DNA contains:
- a CDS encoding transcriptional regulator: MATKSQEPVIGDGSLHIGDRVVYPNQGICRITGVETKHIAGQNWEVVTLSREEDGATVMVPKAKVMGIGLRKVADVAAIDRVFDELSTPNLDPQLDWKVRHRENADRMTGGGLFGTVEVLKGLHALSRVRPLPQKERELYDNARHLLVGEIAAAMNIPLHVAEDNLDYALWPPEGMTRKGKALPPATLGPPSPARAAVDDLGFDDEETGAEETTTAAAPAAQESDDDEEEKEAAVPAAAKKTAAEKPKAAHKPEHAPPRREKPAPAAAKKAKTAHAPAKKPAAAKKAAARKPAPKTPARKPAAKRPVAKAKAKAKR, encoded by the coding sequence ATGGCCACCAAGAGCCAGGAGCCGGTGATCGGCGACGGAAGCCTGCACATCGGCGATCGCGTCGTGTACCCGAACCAGGGGATCTGCCGGATCACGGGCGTGGAGACCAAGCACATCGCCGGGCAGAACTGGGAGGTCGTCACCCTCTCGCGCGAGGAGGACGGCGCGACGGTGATGGTCCCCAAGGCGAAAGTGATGGGGATCGGGCTGCGCAAGGTGGCGGACGTCGCCGCCATCGATCGCGTCTTCGACGAGCTGTCGACGCCGAACCTCGATCCGCAGCTCGACTGGAAGGTGCGACATCGCGAAAACGCCGACCGGATGACCGGGGGCGGCCTCTTCGGGACGGTGGAGGTGCTGAAGGGATTGCACGCGCTCTCGCGGGTGCGGCCGCTGCCGCAAAAGGAGCGCGAGCTGTACGACAACGCGCGCCATCTGCTGGTCGGAGAGATCGCGGCCGCGATGAACATTCCGCTCCACGTGGCCGAGGACAACCTCGACTATGCGCTCTGGCCGCCGGAAGGGATGACGCGCAAGGGGAAGGCGCTCCCGCCGGCGACGCTCGGCCCGCCCTCGCCTGCGCGCGCTGCCGTCGACGATCTCGGATTCGACGACGAGGAGACGGGGGCGGAGGAGACGACCACCGCCGCCGCGCCTGCCGCCCAGGAGAGCGACGACGACGAGGAGGAGAAAGAGGCCGCCGTTCCTGCCGCCGCGAAGAAAACGGCGGCGGAGAAGCCGAAGGCGGCGCACAAGCCGGAGCACGCGCCGCCAAGGCGGGAGAAGCCGGCGCCCGCCGCGGCGAAGAAGGCCAAGACTGCGCACGCTCCCGCCAAGAAGCCTGCCGCGGCGAAGAAGGCGGCGGCGAGGAAACCCGCTCCCAAGACCCCTGCCCGAAAGCCAGCGGCGAAGAGGCCGGTCGCCAAGGCCAAAGCGAAAGCGAAGCGATGA
- a CDS encoding GIY-YIG nuclease family protein: MWCVYLLRCADGTLYTGITNDLSGRLAAHRAGRGARYTRGRSPLTLLHSESAPTRADALRREHQLKALRRRDKLAFLDTLRGRG, translated from the coding sequence ATGTGGTGCGTCTACCTCCTCCGCTGCGCCGACGGCACCCTCTATACCGGCATCACCAACGACCTCTCGGGGCGCCTCGCGGCCCATCGCGCGGGTCGTGGCGCGCGGTACACTCGCGGCCGCTCGCCTCTGACCCTGCTTCACTCCGAGTCCGCGCCTACGCGCGCCGACGCCCTTCGCCGGGAGCACCAGCTCAAGGCGCTACGGCGGCGCGACAAGCTCGCCTTTCTTGACACGCTGCGCGGGCGCGGTTAG
- a CDS encoding DUF4388 domain-containing protein has product MDDALKALLEQAPGAWKVLDAPAGLLLALRDRGGGLYAEVSRLGAGRPSMAGDLAEVQPSDLLNFLHQGRRTGVLLTRAHGVDRAIVFLEGNVAWASSTIARERLAGVVETFLGLLVVRSGSFVFLGGVNRAALPISLSLDTQAMLLDGLRRLDEMELYRTLVPSLHVAPRPTRKKADSRLTNEGRQVLALADGTRTIADLALATALGEFEATKAAYALIERGLLQL; this is encoded by the coding sequence GTGGACGACGCTCTCAAGGCGCTTCTCGAGCAGGCGCCCGGCGCCTGGAAGGTGCTCGACGCGCCTGCGGGGCTGCTGCTCGCGTTACGCGACCGGGGCGGAGGGCTCTACGCGGAAGTATCCCGGCTGGGAGCGGGGCGGCCGTCGATGGCCGGCGACCTCGCCGAGGTGCAGCCGAGCGATCTGCTGAACTTCCTGCACCAGGGCCGCCGCACCGGCGTCCTGCTCACGCGGGCCCACGGCGTGGACCGCGCCATCGTGTTCCTGGAGGGGAACGTCGCCTGGGCGTCCTCCACCATCGCCCGCGAGCGCCTCGCTGGAGTGGTCGAGACGTTCCTCGGCCTGCTCGTCGTCCGCTCCGGCAGCTTCGTCTTCCTGGGCGGCGTCAATCGCGCGGCGCTGCCCATCTCCCTCTCGCTCGACACCCAGGCGATGTTGCTCGACGGGCTCCGGCGCCTCGACGAGATGGAGCTGTACCGGACGCTCGTGCCCAGTCTGCACGTCGCGCCGCGGCCGACCAGAAAGAAAGCCGATAGCCGGCTGACGAATGAGGGTCGCCAGGTGCTCGCACTCGCCGATGGCACCCGGACGATCGCCGATCTCGCCCTCGCCACGGCGCTCGGCGAGTTCGAGGCGACCAAGGCGGCGTACGCGCTGATCGAGCGCGGCCTTCTGCAGCTTTGA
- the ybgF gene encoding tol-pal system protein YbgF — translation MKRLLLVALCSAACVTTAQEGEQMRQDIAALRADLKKEMDATAADRQKDQQRAKALQDALDQLSRAARKSGADLAVDVEKNQNDLAALRGQLEVIQHRLDAQEKTAQEQQKTLEAANQFLAQQKKEQERPTDRGALYNLARQRLDQGQTTKARELFQDFLTRYPKDELAANAQYWLGETFYAEKKWNDAIVEFQRVLKEHKGSDKVPDALLKIGMSFQAQGDCQNALLFFDEVAQAHKTAPAAKTAHDRALECRRKKK, via the coding sequence ATGAAGAGACTGCTGCTGGTCGCGCTCTGCAGCGCCGCCTGCGTCACCACTGCGCAGGAGGGCGAGCAGATGCGCCAGGACATCGCCGCGCTGCGGGCGGATCTGAAGAAGGAAATGGACGCCACCGCCGCCGACCGCCAGAAGGATCAGCAGCGCGCCAAGGCGTTGCAGGACGCGCTGGACCAGCTCTCCCGGGCCGCCCGGAAGAGCGGCGCCGACCTGGCCGTGGACGTCGAAAAGAACCAGAACGACCTGGCCGCGCTCCGCGGGCAGCTCGAAGTCATCCAGCACAGGCTGGATGCGCAGGAGAAGACTGCGCAGGAGCAGCAGAAGACGCTGGAAGCGGCGAACCAGTTCCTGGCGCAGCAGAAGAAGGAGCAGGAGCGGCCGACGGACCGCGGCGCCCTCTACAACCTGGCCCGCCAGCGGCTCGATCAGGGCCAGACGACCAAGGCGCGCGAGCTCTTCCAGGATTTTCTCACGCGGTACCCCAAGGACGAGCTGGCGGCGAACGCGCAGTATTGGCTGGGCGAGACGTTCTACGCGGAGAAGAAGTGGAACGACGCCATCGTCGAGTTCCAGAGAGTGCTGAAGGAGCACAAGGGGTCGGACAAGGTCCCCGACGCGCTGCTGAAGATCGGCATGTCCTTCCAGGCACAGGGCGACTGCCAGAACGCGCTGCTCTTCTTCGACGAGGTGGCGCAGGCGCACAAGACCGCGCCGGCGGCGAAGACGGCGCACGACCGCGCCTTGGAGTGCCGGCGCAAGAAAAAATGA
- a CDS encoding tRNA pseudouridine(13) synthase TruD, with product MLAPRPVPLLTPDLPGTSGLLRVTEEDFSVEELPLYEPSGAGEHLYLTVEKRGRTTPEVAAEIARALGARERDVGTAGLKDRRALTVQRISVRSKTSPDQALTIKGEGFRILAAARHGNKLRPGHLRGNRFRIVIRGVLPDALPRAQAVCARLRESGTANLFGLQRFGRSGDNAALGRAILLRERQVRDRFLRRLALSALQSELFNRCLSARIADGLFAKAIEGDVMKKRATGGLFVCEDPRADNERVAAGEIDPAGPLPGHALFASRGEAFRREQAVLSDAGVDPQWFAAGGEEMQGARRPYRISPEDLAVTAADDGALAVSFALPKGSYAISVLREIAKTDVTEADSAA from the coding sequence CTGCTCGCGCCGCGTCCCGTTCCCCTGCTCACTCCCGATCTGCCGGGGACTTCCGGACTGCTTCGCGTGACAGAGGAGGACTTCTCCGTCGAGGAACTGCCCCTGTACGAGCCCTCCGGCGCTGGCGAGCACCTGTATCTGACCGTGGAGAAGCGGGGACGCACGACACCCGAAGTGGCTGCCGAGATCGCGCGGGCGCTCGGGGCGCGTGAGCGCGACGTCGGCACCGCCGGACTCAAGGACCGGCGGGCGTTGACCGTGCAGCGGATCAGCGTGCGCTCGAAAACGTCGCCCGACCAGGCGTTGACGATCAAGGGGGAGGGTTTCCGGATCCTCGCGGCCGCCCGGCACGGCAACAAGCTCCGGCCCGGGCACCTTCGCGGAAACCGTTTCCGGATCGTGATCCGCGGCGTCCTCCCGGACGCGCTGCCGCGTGCGCAGGCCGTCTGCGCACGGCTTCGGGAATCGGGGACGGCGAATCTGTTCGGGCTGCAGCGCTTCGGCAGGTCGGGCGACAACGCCGCACTCGGCCGAGCCATCCTGCTGCGCGAGCGCCAGGTCCGGGACCGCTTCCTCCGCCGGCTCGCGCTGTCCGCCCTCCAGTCCGAGCTCTTCAACCGCTGCCTGTCCGCGCGCATCGCCGATGGTCTGTTCGCCAAGGCGATCGAGGGAGACGTGATGAAGAAGCGCGCGACCGGCGGGCTCTTCGTCTGCGAGGACCCGCGCGCCGACAACGAGCGAGTGGCCGCCGGCGAGATCGATCCCGCGGGACCCCTGCCGGGCCATGCGCTCTTCGCCTCCCGCGGAGAAGCGTTCCGGCGGGAGCAGGCCGTCCTCTCGGATGCCGGGGTCGATCCGCAATGGTTCGCCGCCGGCGGAGAGGAGATGCAGGGTGCGCGAAGACCCTACCGCATCTCGCCCGAGGATCTGGCGGTGACCGCCGCAGACGACGGCGCGCTGGCCGTTTCCTTCGCGCTTCCCAAGGGAAGCTACGCCATTTCCGTGCTGCGCGAGATCGCCAAAACCGACGTCACAGAGGCCGATTCCGCCGCCTGA
- a CDS encoding PBP1A family penicillin-binding protein — protein MGREAPREVVGDAGIEGAVGAAEEVDAPHRLHNISADRRDRKFFWGVDAGGPAVACFEDWMASPPKRPDPSGGTLIDVEEEPSAAGRRGDDAPGSTAVVRPPAHDDAPGGTAFVRVDRGQKAAPLPPTRRPEQVHAAPKKGLQVSLPDEEPAAPPPKKRPLPPPPDEKRGRRGAWWDEKPEKEPEPDPDDLPGRTAVVQAPEPEPQPEPEPKPPAEPEVEPYRPVPADDYQGHVPEGPPRWKVLLRRAAWTAGALVALGVIAALAGYVYISREIPTFDSVRDYHPFVGTKVVASDGSVIAQFYRERRTVVKMDQVPRVLVQAVISAEDKDFYKHPGFNFFALARAALVDAVSGRKRLGASTITQQVVKNFFLTPEKRWKRKLKEILLAARLEHNLSKDDILFLYLNHINFGKAHYGVEEASLYYFNKHVQDIDFGEAAILAGLPQNPSRINPRRHPDRAKKRQIYVLDRMLANRLISREDHDREVEKPIVLPPPAPEPPGAWYVDEVRRQLVAQFGDAAVDTAGMTVEVAMDPRLQDAAEVALRENLRAIDKRQGWRGPEVKLEAERLDAYRTALARRLASVAQTQDQAWVLDLEGIYTAAVRRNANKKPAKKRPEDTDDTEAADTAAAALEGNVAPDVLARAAKVRPLSPNEIYAGLVTSVGRADAVVELAPGIAGNVPFSTMTWARPFKPERATPPPKSPSDVLAVGDVVAVRVAHVQTQRTSSGTRVQRLELALEQTPKVQGAFIAMDLKTRGVLALAGGYDMALSSFNRATQAKRQPGSSFKPFLYAAAIDTGKYTPVTRVDDSPEVITDPWTGKAWKPQNFEKDEFDGPMTLRKALADSKNTVAVKLLLDVGLDKVRAAARAAGLSSDIPQSYTAALGTGEVGVLEQINAFATLASEGRHADPVLIRKVLSRDGNMVLDGQSKLEETMKPEVAYIVSDMMRSVIDDPSGTAHSLSALGRAAAGKTGTASEHRDAWFIGFTTSLLAGGWVGFDTHEMLGPYETGGHAAGPMWLQWMRAATAGQAPEPWQAPPPGVTQVQINRNRGCLTTSADPYAIPEVFMAGSEPTQACTDEHQPGQEDWYQTPR, from the coding sequence ATGGGCCGCGAGGCGCCCCGAGAGGTCGTTGGTGATGCCGGTATAGAGGGTGCCGTCGGCGCAGCGGAGGAGGTAGACGCACCACATCGATTGCACAACATTTCCGCAGATCGTCGAGACCGCAAGTTCTTTTGGGGCGTGGACGCGGGGGGTCCCGCTGTTGCATGCTTCGAGGACTGGATGGCTTCGCCCCCCAAGCGCCCTGATCCGTCTGGCGGCACGCTGATCGACGTCGAAGAAGAGCCTTCGGCTGCCGGGCGCCGTGGCGACGACGCGCCCGGATCCACCGCCGTCGTTCGCCCACCGGCGCACGACGATGCGCCCGGAGGGACCGCGTTCGTCCGCGTCGATCGAGGGCAGAAGGCGGCACCGTTGCCGCCGACGCGCCGTCCCGAGCAGGTGCATGCCGCGCCGAAGAAAGGGCTGCAGGTCTCGCTTCCCGACGAGGAACCCGCCGCGCCGCCGCCGAAGAAGCGGCCTCTGCCGCCGCCGCCCGACGAAAAACGAGGTCGGCGCGGCGCTTGGTGGGACGAGAAGCCCGAGAAAGAGCCGGAACCCGATCCCGACGATCTTCCCGGGCGCACCGCGGTGGTGCAGGCGCCCGAACCGGAGCCACAACCGGAACCGGAACCAAAACCCCCCGCGGAGCCGGAGGTCGAGCCCTACCGACCGGTGCCGGCAGACGACTACCAGGGCCACGTGCCAGAAGGGCCGCCGCGCTGGAAGGTACTGCTCCGGCGGGCAGCGTGGACGGCGGGAGCGCTCGTCGCGCTGGGAGTCATCGCGGCGCTCGCGGGCTACGTCTACATCTCGCGCGAGATCCCGACCTTCGACTCGGTCCGCGACTACCATCCCTTCGTCGGCACCAAGGTCGTCGCTTCCGACGGCTCCGTGATCGCCCAGTTCTACCGGGAGCGCCGGACGGTGGTGAAGATGGACCAGGTGCCGCGCGTGCTGGTCCAGGCGGTGATCAGCGCGGAGGACAAGGACTTCTACAAGCATCCGGGCTTCAATTTCTTCGCGCTCGCGCGCGCCGCGCTGGTCGACGCCGTCAGCGGCCGCAAGCGGCTGGGCGCATCCACCATCACCCAGCAGGTGGTGAAGAACTTCTTCCTCACGCCCGAGAAGAGGTGGAAGCGGAAGCTGAAGGAGATCCTGCTGGCCGCGCGCCTCGAGCACAACCTCTCGAAGGACGACATCCTCTTCCTCTACCTGAACCACATCAACTTCGGAAAAGCCCACTACGGCGTCGAGGAAGCGTCGCTCTACTACTTCAACAAGCACGTGCAGGACATCGACTTCGGCGAGGCCGCCATCCTCGCCGGGCTGCCGCAGAACCCATCGCGCATCAATCCGCGCCGGCACCCCGACCGGGCCAAGAAGCGGCAGATCTACGTGCTCGATCGGATGCTCGCGAATCGGCTGATCTCGCGCGAGGACCACGACCGGGAGGTGGAGAAGCCCATCGTCCTGCCGCCGCCGGCGCCGGAGCCGCCGGGAGCCTGGTACGTCGACGAAGTCCGGCGGCAGCTCGTCGCGCAGTTCGGGGACGCGGCGGTGGACACCGCCGGCATGACGGTGGAGGTGGCGATGGATCCGCGACTCCAGGATGCCGCGGAAGTGGCGCTGCGCGAGAACCTGAGGGCCATCGACAAACGGCAGGGCTGGCGGGGCCCCGAAGTGAAGCTCGAGGCGGAGCGACTCGATGCGTACCGCACGGCGCTGGCCCGGCGGCTCGCCTCCGTTGCCCAGACGCAGGACCAGGCCTGGGTCCTGGACCTGGAAGGAATCTACACGGCCGCGGTGCGCCGGAACGCGAACAAGAAGCCGGCGAAGAAGCGGCCGGAAGACACGGACGACACGGAAGCCGCCGACACCGCCGCCGCCGCGCTGGAGGGCAATGTCGCGCCCGACGTCCTCGCCAGGGCCGCCAAGGTCCGGCCCCTTTCACCCAACGAGATCTACGCCGGCCTGGTGACGAGCGTCGGCCGGGCCGATGCCGTGGTGGAGCTGGCCCCGGGCATCGCCGGCAACGTGCCATTCTCGACCATGACCTGGGCGCGGCCCTTCAAACCGGAGCGCGCGACCCCGCCGCCGAAGTCGCCCTCCGACGTGCTCGCCGTCGGCGACGTCGTCGCCGTGCGCGTAGCCCACGTCCAGACGCAGCGGACGTCGTCGGGCACGCGCGTGCAGCGCCTGGAGCTCGCTCTGGAGCAGACGCCCAAGGTGCAGGGTGCGTTCATCGCCATGGATCTGAAGACGCGCGGCGTGCTGGCCCTGGCTGGCGGCTACGACATGGCGCTGTCCTCGTTCAACCGTGCGACGCAGGCGAAACGGCAGCCGGGCTCGTCGTTCAAGCCGTTCCTGTACGCGGCGGCCATCGACACCGGCAAGTACACGCCGGTGACGCGCGTGGACGACTCGCCCGAGGTCATCACCGATCCCTGGACGGGAAAGGCGTGGAAGCCGCAGAACTTCGAGAAGGACGAGTTCGACGGGCCCATGACGCTGCGCAAGGCTCTCGCCGACTCGAAGAACACCGTCGCCGTCAAGCTCCTGCTCGACGTCGGGCTCGACAAGGTGCGCGCCGCGGCGCGGGCGGCGGGCCTCTCGAGCGACATCCCGCAGAGCTACACTGCCGCCCTCGGCACCGGCGAGGTGGGCGTGCTGGAGCAGATCAATGCGTTCGCGACGCTGGCCTCGGAGGGGCGGCACGCGGACCCTGTTCTGATCCGGAAGGTGCTCTCGCGCGACGGCAACATGGTGCTCGACGGACAGTCGAAGCTCGAGGAGACGATGAAGCCCGAGGTCGCGTACATCGTCTCCGACATGATGCGCTCGGTGATCGACGATCCCTCCGGAACGGCGCATTCGCTCAGCGCGCTGGGCCGCGCCGCGGCCGGAAAGACGGGGACCGCCAGCGAGCACAGGGATGCGTGGTTCATCGGGTTTACTACCTCGCTGCTGGCCGGCGGCTGGGTCGGCTTCGACACGCACGAGATGCTCGGGCCCTACGAGACCGGCGGGCACGCGGCGGGGCCGATGTGGCTGCAATGGATGCGCGCCGCGACCGCCGGACAGGCGCCGGAACCCTGGCAGGCGCCCCCGCCGGGCGTCACGCAGGTGCAGATCAACCGGAATCGCGGGTGCCTCACCACCAGCGCGGATCCGTACGCGATCCCGGAAGTGTTCATGGCCGGCAGCGAGCCGACCCAGGCCTGCACCGACGAGCACCAGCCTGGCCAGGAAGACTGGTACCAGACTCCGCGTTAG